One Narcine bancroftii isolate sNarBan1 chromosome 3, sNarBan1.hap1, whole genome shotgun sequence DNA window includes the following coding sequences:
- the LOC138756682 gene encoding cytochrome c1-like, translating to AADEEEAADDEEASEEEASDEEAADEEETADEEEAAADEEAVADDEEAAADEEEASDEEAADEEEAADEEEAAVEEKASDEEAADEEEAADEEEAAADEEAAADEEEAAGEEEAADEEAVADDEEAAAADEEEAADEEEASDEEAADEEAAAVDEEAAGEEAADEEEAADDEEASDEEAADEEAEDDDDDEDHNEDDDEDDDEEEDQALHRGIEGKIDGQYIDF from the exons gcagcagatgaagaagaagcagcagatgatgaagaagcatca gaagaagaagcatcagatgaagaagcagctgatgaagaagaaacagctgatgaagaagaagcagcagcagatgaAGAAGCAGTAGCGGATGATGAAGAAGCAGCAG ctgatgaagaagaagcatcagatgaagaagcagctgatgaagaagaagcagctgatgaagaagaagcagctgtTGAAGAAaaagcatcagatgaagaagcagctgatgaagaagaagcagctgatgaagaagaagcagcagcagatgaagaagcagcagcagatgaagaagaagcagcaggtgaagaagaagcagctgatgaagaagcaGTAGCGGATGATGAAGAAGCAGCAG cagctgatgaagaagaagcagctgatgaagaagaagcatcagatgaagaagcagctgatgaagaagcaGCAGCGGTTGATGAAGAAGCAGCAGGTGAAGAAgcagcagatgaagaagaagcagcagatgatgaagaagcatcagatgaagaagcagctgatgaagaagcagaagacgaTGATGACGATGAAGACCACAATGAAGATGACGACGAAGATGACgacgaagaagaagatcaagctctgcacagaggaatagaaggtaaaatagatggacagtatatagatttttaa